The Cellulomonas sp. P24 genome contains a region encoding:
- a CDS encoding ATP-binding protein, whose protein sequence is MTQEDRRPEVVLLCGVAGSGKTTYSRALAAQGYVRLSVDEEIWERFGRFGIDYDSSTYETHSADATRSLDERLTELVAQGHDVVLDSSLWQRARRDECKHLVEHAGGRWRLVYLTADEAVLRERLSYGQGASTPTPPSPSPTSSSPTS, encoded by the coding sequence ATGACTCAGGAGGACCGTCGCCCGGAGGTGGTCCTGCTGTGCGGGGTGGCCGGATCGGGGAAGACCACGTACTCCCGGGCGCTCGCGGCGCAGGGCTACGTCCGGCTCTCGGTCGACGAGGAGATCTGGGAACGCTTCGGCCGGTTCGGCATCGACTACGACTCCTCCACCTACGAGACCCACAGCGCGGACGCGACCCGGTCCCTCGACGAACGCCTGACCGAACTCGTGGCACAAGGCCACGATGTCGTCCTCGACTCGAGCCTGTGGCAACGCGCACGACGTGACGAGTGCAAGCACCTGGTCGAGCACGCCGGCGGCCGCTGGCGACTGGTCTACCTCACGGCGGACGAAGCCGTCCTGCGAGAACGGCTGTCCTACGGGCAGGGCGCCTCGACGCCAACGCCGCCTTCCCCCTCACCGACGAGCTCCTCACCCACTTCCTGA
- a CDS encoding D-alanyl-D-alanine carboxypeptidase family protein: protein MTTYINGSRASQVRRRRRSAAGFALLAVLAGGVGYFLWGPDTAAARGAVNGLATAGVPVSAAAPPSARPQPPVEDPTHQQETATRLDAELARRFAAAQRAAAADGVELTLTSGWRSAAEQQVLVDQSIAHYGSVTEAHRWALPPETSEHVKGLAIDVGPTAGALWLGTHAREFGLCRTYANEMWHFEKLADGASDCPDLHPDASWGW from the coding sequence ATGACGACGTACATCAACGGCTCACGCGCCTCACAGGTTCGACGGCGCCGGCGCTCAGCTGCCGGATTCGCGCTGCTGGCCGTGCTGGCCGGGGGTGTCGGGTACTTCCTGTGGGGACCCGACACGGCAGCAGCCCGGGGCGCAGTGAACGGCCTGGCGACCGCGGGAGTGCCCGTCTCTGCTGCGGCGCCGCCGTCCGCACGCCCGCAGCCGCCGGTCGAGGACCCGACGCACCAGCAGGAGACCGCCACCCGGCTCGACGCGGAGCTCGCGCGCCGGTTCGCGGCAGCGCAGCGAGCCGCTGCGGCCGACGGCGTCGAGCTGACCCTCACATCGGGGTGGCGGTCCGCCGCGGAGCAGCAGGTCCTGGTCGACCAGTCGATCGCCCACTACGGATCGGTCACCGAGGCACACCGCTGGGCGCTGCCACCGGAGACGTCCGAGCACGTGAAGGGGCTCGCGATCGACGTGGGCCCGACCGCAGGAGCGCTCTGGCTCGGTACGCACGCACGGGAGTTCGGGCTGTGCCGCACCTACGCGAACGAGATGTGGCACTTCGAGAAGCTCGCGGACGGCGCCTCGGACTGCCCGGACCTGCACCCGGACGCCTCCTGGGGGTGGTGA
- a CDS encoding sensor histidine kinase, producing the protein MATSADSRSVRQDVAVAVAVGALWFLTVSVASGWDYWHPLWITSYWWAGVWLVMTLTFRRLAPGVAFWATSVVYPVTYLGLVQGSGLQSDFHVLPLLVASFAVTRAAAVPVWLAGPVSVGSIVVLEAGLGGFSVLLQDGDVLAVSTHPSHALLLATLASAATVLGTLFQRLAATSASLAQRNLELEALQDLRAREAVRFERTRIARELHDVVAHHVSAIVVRAQAADHVGDTDPEAYATPCGGSRRPVVRLSTRCVRWCGCCGTITPVRST; encoded by the coding sequence GTGGCGACGTCTGCTGACTCCCGGTCCGTACGGCAGGACGTCGCCGTCGCTGTCGCCGTCGGTGCACTGTGGTTCCTCACCGTGTCGGTGGCCTCCGGCTGGGACTACTGGCACCCGCTGTGGATCACGTCGTACTGGTGGGCCGGGGTCTGGCTCGTGATGACGTTGACATTCCGCAGGCTCGCGCCAGGAGTGGCGTTCTGGGCGACGTCCGTCGTCTACCCGGTCACATACCTCGGGCTCGTGCAGGGCAGCGGCCTGCAGTCCGACTTCCATGTCCTGCCTCTGCTCGTCGCGTCGTTCGCTGTGACGAGGGCTGCCGCAGTCCCCGTCTGGCTGGCCGGCCCGGTCTCGGTGGGGTCGATCGTCGTGCTCGAGGCGGGGCTGGGCGGTTTCTCCGTCCTCCTGCAGGACGGGGATGTGCTCGCCGTCAGCACCCACCCGTCCCACGCGTTGCTGCTCGCCACCCTGGCGAGCGCGGCGACGGTGCTCGGCACCCTGTTCCAGCGGCTCGCGGCGACCAGCGCGTCCCTCGCCCAGCGCAACCTCGAGCTCGAGGCGCTGCAGGACCTGCGGGCGCGGGAGGCCGTGCGCTTCGAGCGCACCCGGATCGCCCGCGAGCTGCATGATGTCGTCGCACACCACGTGAGCGCGATCGTGGTGCGCGCGCAGGCGGCGGACCACGTCGGTGACACCGACCCCGAGGCGTACGCGACGCCGTGCGGTGGATCGCGCCGGCCGGTCGTGAGGCTCTCGACTCGATGCGTTCGGTGGTGCGGGTGCTGCGGGACGATCACGCCGGTGAGGTCGACATGA
- a CDS encoding sensor histidine kinase, translating into MTPAGLVRLLADQTTPMAPQPGLADLAGVVERVRGAGLEVNAELPAVMPDCSSAVGLAVVRVAQEALTNVLVHSGASGADLRLSALPGSLVLQVRDPGPARQETGEVRQRHGLLHMRERAAACGGTVTAGRADNGEWVVMMKVPYADA; encoded by the coding sequence ATGACCCCCGCCGGTCTTGTCCGCCTGCTTGCGGACCAGACGACCCCGATGGCGCCGCAGCCGGGTCTTGCCGACCTGGCGGGTGTCGTCGAGCGGGTGCGCGGAGCGGGGCTGGAGGTCAACGCCGAGCTGCCTGCGGTGATGCCGGACTGCTCGTCGGCCGTCGGGCTGGCGGTGGTGCGTGTCGCGCAGGAGGCGCTGACGAACGTGCTGGTGCACTCGGGTGCCAGCGGCGCCGACCTCCGACTCTCGGCGCTCCCGGGGAGCCTGGTGCTGCAGGTGCGGGACCCCGGGCCGGCGCGGCAGGAGACCGGCGAGGTCCGACAGCGGCACGGTCTGCTGCACATGCGCGAGCGCGCCGCGGCGTGCGGCGGCACGGTCACCGCGGGTCGTGCCGACAACGGGGAGTGGGTCGTGATGATGAAGGTGCCGTACGCCGATGCATGA
- a CDS encoding response regulator transcription factor, which yields MTELPPTGAPTAVRVLIADDQPMIRLGLRMIVDHEPDTETVGEVGDGAAAVDLARRVRPDVVLMDIRMPGIDGVEATRLIRADPELEGVRVVALTTFDDEEYVTGALRAGADAFLLKDTDPATLIAAVHRVHAGGSLLDPAVTALVLGQWRSWGRGQRGSEQVPAAVGTLTPRELEVLLAVARGGANVDIATELGVSTTTVKAHVHTLLRKLGCTARAQLVVLAYESGLVVPREEA from the coding sequence ATGACGGAACTGCCGCCGACCGGTGCGCCCACCGCCGTGCGCGTGCTGATCGCGGACGACCAGCCGATGATCCGACTGGGCCTGCGCATGATCGTCGACCACGAGCCGGACACCGAGACGGTGGGCGAGGTGGGCGACGGTGCCGCAGCGGTGGACCTTGCGCGCCGTGTGCGGCCGGACGTGGTGCTCATGGACATCCGCATGCCAGGGATCGACGGGGTCGAGGCGACCCGACTCATCCGCGCGGATCCAGAGCTCGAAGGGGTGCGGGTCGTCGCCTTGACCACCTTCGACGACGAGGAGTACGTCACAGGTGCGCTGCGCGCGGGAGCGGATGCGTTCCTGCTCAAGGACACCGACCCGGCGACGCTCATCGCCGCCGTGCACCGCGTCCACGCAGGAGGCAGCCTGCTCGACCCGGCAGTCACGGCGCTCGTGCTGGGGCAGTGGCGCAGCTGGGGGCGCGGGCAGCGCGGGAGCGAGCAGGTCCCCGCCGCCGTCGGCACGTTGACCCCGCGCGAGCTCGAGGTGCTGCTCGCCGTGGCACGTGGGGGCGCCAACGTCGACATCGCGACCGAGCTGGGGGTGTCGACCACGACGGTCAAGGCTCACGTGCACACGTTGCTGCGCAAGCTCGGGTGCACGGCGCGCGCGCAGCTGGTGGTGCTCGCCTACGAGTCGGGGCTCGTGGTGCCGCGGGAAGAGGCCTGA